A genomic region of Magnolia sinica isolate HGM2019 chromosome 6, MsV1, whole genome shotgun sequence contains the following coding sequences:
- the LOC131249207 gene encoding chlorophyll(ide) b reductase NOL, chloroplastic, whose translation MSSLHFPAIFVASPHSSFRNRSVSFASPLSETPVSGSRLGFSTVASRHNSPHLRTEGNRNLLRISAAGSESESDSESSDGKREPMLPPYNVLITGSTKGIGYALAKEFLKAGDNVVICSRSAERVESAVQNLREEFGEQHVWGTVCDVRNGNDVKALVIFAREKLKYIDIWINNAGSNAYSHKPLAEASDEDLIEVVTTNTLGLMICCREAIKMMSNQPRGGHIFNIDGAGSDGRPTPRFAAYGATKRSVVHLTKSLQAELQMQEVKNVMVHNLSPGMVTTDLLMSGALTKQAKFFINVLAEPAEVVAEYLVPSIRSIPTNGSMKPTYIRFLTGLKAYSQIFSRFAFGARRNRYLIED comes from the exons ATGTCTTCCCTCCATTTTCCCGCCATCTTCGTTGCTTCTCCTCACTCCTCCTTCCGAAACAGATCCGTCTCTTTCGCTTCTCCCCTCTCCGAAACGCCCGTTTCGGGAAGCCGTCTCGGTTTCTCGACCGTTGCCTCCCGCCACAATTCCCCACATCTCCGTACGGAAGGGAATCGGAATCTCTTGAGAATATCCGCTGCAGGATCCGAATCCGAGTCCGACTCCGAATCTTCCGATGGGAAGAGAGAACCCATGCTCCCTCCCTACAACGTTCTCATCACCGGATCAACCAAAG GAATTGGGTATGCACTTGCTAAAGAATTCCTAAAAGCAGGTGATAATGTTGTAATATGCTCACGATCAG CTGAACGGGTAGAATCTGCTGTTCAAAATTTAAGAGAGGAATTTGGGGAGCAGCATGTGTGG GGTACTGTCTGCGATGTTAGAAATGGGAATGATGTCAAGGCTCTCGTTATATTTGCCCGTGAGAAGCTCAAATACATAGATATATGG ATTAACAATGCTGGATCAAATGCCTACAGCCATAAACCGTTGGCTGAAGCTTCTGATGAAGATCTTAT AGAAGTTGTCACAACAAACACCCTTGGTTTGATGATCTGTTGCCGAGAG GCAATAAAGATGATGTCGAATCAGCCTCGAGGGGGTCATATTTTCAACATTGATGGAGCTGGTTCAGATGGAAGGCCAACCCCTCG atttgcAGCTTATGGTGCAACAAAGCGGAGTGTGGTGCATCTAACAAAATCCTTACAG GCTGAATTACAGATGCAAGAAGTTAAAAACGTTATGGTGCATAACCTCTCG CCAGGAATGGTCACGACGGACCTTCTCATGTCTGGGGCGCTCACAAAGCAG GCGAAGTTCTTCATCAATGTTTTAGCCGAACCTGCTGAAGTG GTTGCAGAATATCTTGTACCTTCCATCAGATCCATCCCCACCAATGGATCCATGAAACCCACTTACATTCGTTTCCTAACCGGCCTGAAAGCATACTCCCAGATCTTTTCA AGATTTGCTTTTGGGGCCAGGAGAAACAGATACCTGATTGAAGATTGA
- the LOC131249206 gene encoding plant cysteine oxidase 2-like codes for MTKAESSFVDEERDTLRHVEKIIRKKCCRKRKKRCRKRAKRHVPLTVVQKLYNVCRQVFKGPGTVPPPEDVQKLQLILDKMKPEDVGLSSDLLFFKAKSVAKGTPRITCTTIYKCEDFSLCIFFLPSSGVIPLHNHPGMTVFSKLLLGSMHIKAYDWVDLAESDNSAPSSQLRLARLEMDQVFTAPCNASILYPSAGGNIHAFTAVTPCAVLDVFGPPYSKDDGRDCTYYRDLPCSGSLDGAHEAKEGSGSYALLEEIVMPKDLKMDPVEYRGPQIVES; via the exons ATGACGAAAGCCGAATCGAGCTTTGTTGATGAGGAGAGAGATACACTTAGACATGTGGAGAAGATCATTAGGAAGAAATGTTGCAGAAAAAGGAAGAAACGTTGCAGAAAAAGGGCGAAGCGTCATGTTCCATTGACGGTAGTTCAGAAGCTTTACAATGTGTGTAGGCAGGTATTCAAAGGGCCTGGGACTGTTCCTCCGCCTGAAGATGTGCAGAAGCTGCAGCTTATTCTCG ATAAAATGAAACCAGAAGATGTTGGACTAAGCAGCGATCTGCTTTTCTTCAAGGCTAAAAGCGTTGCCAAAGGAACTCCAAGAATCACATGCACAACAATATACAAGTGCGAGGACTTTTCA CTGTGTATATTCTTCCTGCCGTCATCaggcgtcatccctctccataacCACCCAGGGATGACTGTTTTCAGCAAGCTGCTTCTAGGATCAATGCACATCAAAGCATATGATTGGGTTGATCTGGCTGAATCAGACAACTCCGCGCCATCATCTCAAT TGAGATTGGCAAGGTTGGAAATGGACCAAGTCTTCACGGCCCCTTGCAATGCTTCCATACTCTATCCGTCTGCAGGAGGCAACATCCATGCCTTCACAGCTGTGACACCATGTGCGGTGCTCGATGTGTTTGGACCGCCTTACTCGAAGGATGATGGCCGCGACTGCACCTACTACAGAGATTTGCCATGCTCTGGCTCTTTGG ATGGTGCCCATGAAGCAAAAGAAGGCAGCGGCTCATATGCATTGTTGGAGGAGATTGTGATGCCGAAGGACTTGAAAATGGACCCGGTAGAATACAGGGGCCCACAGATCGTGGAGAGTTGA